From Stenotrophomonas maltophilia, a single genomic window includes:
- the rpsJ gene encoding 30S ribosomal protein S10, which translates to MADQKIRIRLKAFDHRLIDRSASEIVETAKRTGAQVRGPIPLPTKIERYTVLVSPHVDKDARDQYETRTHKRVLDIVDPNDKTVDALMKLELAAGVDVQIKLT; encoded by the coding sequence ATGGCGGACCAAAAGATCCGGATCCGGCTGAAAGCGTTCGATCATCGTCTGATCGACCGTTCGGCCAGCGAGATCGTTGAAACGGCAAAGCGGACCGGCGCGCAAGTGCGTGGCCCGATCCCGCTGCCGACCAAGATCGAGCGTTACACCGTTCTCGTCTCCCCGCACGTCGACAAGGACGCGCGTGACCAGTACGAGACCCGCACGCACAAGCGCGTGCTCGATATCGTTGACCCGAATGACAAGACCGTGGACGCGCTGATGAAGCTCGAACTGGCTGCCGGCGTCGACGTTCAGATCAAGCTGACCTGA